A genome region from Pecten maximus unplaced genomic scaffold, xPecMax1.1, whole genome shotgun sequence includes the following:
- the LOC117319538 gene encoding shematrin-like protein 3, whose translation MVGGDVVAVGDVVVGGAVVVDGYVVAGGDVVAGGCVVTGGCVVAVGYKVAAGDVVVGGDVVVGGDVVIGGELVVGVVVGSRVVVGGDVVVGGCVVTGGDEVVGGELVVVGGVVVGGRVVVGGDVVVSGGVVVGGDVVVGSDVVVGGDVVVGGCVVAGGDVVVGGDVVAGDDVVVGGDVVVYDVVPIVVTPARMSFTALSVPLKLR comes from the coding sequence ATGGTCGGTGGCGACGTAGTGGCTGTTGGcgacgtagtggtcggtggtgCCGTAGTGGTCGATGGCTACGTAGTGGCTGGTGGCGACGTAGTGGCTGGTGGCTGCGTAGTGACTGGTGGCTGCGTAGTGGCTGTTGGCTACAAGGTGGCCGCTGGcgacgtagtggtcggtggtgacgtagtggtcggtggtgaCGTAGTGATCGGTGGCGAGTTAGTAGTCGGTGTAGTGGTTGGTAGCCgcgtagtggtcggtggtgacgtagtggtcggtggctGTGTAGTTACTGGTGGCGACGAAGTGGTCGGTGGCGAGTTAGTGGTCGTTGGCGGTGTAGTGGTTGGTGGCCGAGTAGTGGTCGGTGGCGACGTAGTGGTCAGTGGCGGTGTAGTGGTCGGTGGCGACGTAGTGGTCGGAAGcgacgtagtggtcggtggcgacgtagtggtcggtggctGCGTAGTGGCTGGTGGtgacgtagtggtcggtggtgaCGTAGTGGCTGGTGAcgacgtagtggtcggtggtgaCGTAGTGGTTTATGACGTTGTCCCGATTGTTGTAACTCCCGCGAGGATGTCGTTCACTGCCCTGTCAGTGCCCTTAAAGCTTAGATGA